The following DNA comes from Bacilli bacterium.
AAACGATTTGGCAACATGCGCAAGTCGCAGCTTCTCCTTCATGATTTGCCGCCCCTTTCCGCATCCGGCCGCCATCGAATCAGCAATTTTTCAACAAGTAAAATGAGGCAGAATAAGCCCAGGCTCAACGCGACGATCACAAAGATTGCCGCAAACACCAAATCGGTCCTGAAACCCGACTTTTGCAGCATCATAAATATGCCGATGCCGTCCTTGGCGCCTGTCCATTCCGAAATAACCGCCCCCATAACGCTGTATGTGGCCGAAATCTTCAGCCCGGAGAACAAATACGGCAACGCATGCGGAAATTCCAGCTTCCAAAACCGCTGGTTACGGTTTGCGCCGATCATGCCCATATAATCGCTCAGCGTCTTTTCCGTTTGCGCGAATCCTTGCAGTAATGCCACCGTTATCGGAAAAAAACAAACCAAAATAATGATCAGCACTTTGGGCAGAAGCCCGAATCCGAACCAGATCACAAACAGCGGCGCCAGCACGATAATCGGAATATTTTGCGACAAAACCAGAAGCGGATAAAATCCTTGCTTAAGCCACGGAAATATAAGCTGCATCCAGACGGCTACGGCAATT
Coding sequences within:
- a CDS encoding ABC transporter permease gives rise to the protein MQPRYYQAAAPIIIVVAFLAVWQVSASVLAVPAWLLPTPLHILAAGFADFSRILHHTAATLKITVIGFAAGVLFGIAVAVWMQLIFPWLKQGFYPLLVLSQNIPIIVLAPLFVIWFGFGLLPKVLIIILVCFFPITVALLQGFAQTEKTLSDYMGMIGANRNQRFWKLEFPHALPYLFSGLKISATYSVMGAVISEWTGAKDGIGIFMMLQKSGFRTDLVFAAIFVIVALSLGLFCLILLVEKLLIRWRPDAERGGKS